In the Euphorbia lathyris chromosome 5, ddEupLath1.1, whole genome shotgun sequence genome, one interval contains:
- the LOC136228606 gene encoding pentatricopeptide repeat-containing protein At3g25210, mitochondrial: MPMNFNRLLSTTINNRTLLLSQSSFPKINTLSLFLRLISSLPSSQSPPHDDSDLPIPPLPPLRARTRTPLEIQFETWIQNLRPGFTPADVDQALRAQSDPDLAFDIFRWTGQQRNYKHNHVTYFTMIKILTDGRRYRHAETLVEEAIAGACDMSTPLYNSMIRFCCNRKLLFNRAFDVYRKMLKSNDCKPTLETFTLLLNSLLRRFNKLSVCYIYLHSVRSLTKQMKASGVIPDTFALNMIIKAFSKCLEMDEAIKVFREMGLYGCQPNAYSYGYIVKGLCEKERVTQGLGFYKEMKSKQLVPGGGAYMILICGLAMERRYKEAVEVLFDMLENSMSPDLLTYKTVLEGFCREGKMDEAFELLEECRKRDGLMSQKTYKILLNSLHTD, from the coding sequence ATGCCTATGAACTTCAATCGCCTGCTCTCTACCACTATCAACAACCGCACACTTCTTCTCTCTCAATCTTCTTTTCCTAAAATCAACACCCTTTCACTCTTCCTCCGCCTAATCTCCTCCTTACCCTCCTCCCAATCCCCGCCACATGATGACTCCGACCTCCCTATTCCTCCACTCCCACCACTTAGGGCCCGAACGCGAACGCCCCTCGAAATCCAATTCGAAACCTGGATCCAAAACCTCAGACCTGGATTCACTCCCGCCGATGTCGATCAGGCCCTCCGTGCACAATCAGACCCAGATCTCGCCTTCGATATCTTCCGCTGGACCGGCCAGCAACGCAATTACAAGCACAACCACGTCACCTATTTCACCATGATCAAAATCCTCACCGACGGTAGGCGTTATCGCCACGCTGAAACTCTTGTGGAAGAGGCAATCGCCGGGGCATGTGATATGAGCACTCCTCTCTACAATTCAATGATTCGATTCTGTTGCAATCGTAAGCTTCTGTTCAATCGTGCTTTTGATGTTTACAGAAAAATGTTGAAATCTAATGATTGTAAGCCCACGCTTGAGACTTTTACATTGTTGCTGAATTCATTGTTGAGGAGATTTAACAAGTTAAGTGTTTGTTATATCTATTTGCATTCGGTTAGGTCTCTTACAAAGCAAATGAAAGCATCTGGTGTGATACCAGACACTTTTGCTTTGAATATGATTATCAAGGCTTTCTCAAAATGTCTTGAAATGGATGAGGCAATTAAGGTTTTCCGCGAAATGGGATTGTACGGCTGCCAGCCGAATGCATATTCTTATGGTTACATAGTGAAAGGGTTGTGTGAGAAGGAGCGAGTAACAcagggtttagggttttataAGGAAATGAAGAGTAAACAATTGGTACCTGGTGGAGGAGCttatatgattttgatttgtggTCTGGCTATGGAGCGGAGGTATAAAGAGGCTGTTGAGGTTCTTTTTGATATGTTGGAGAATTCGATGTCCCCCGATTTGTTGACTTATAAGACTGTCTTGGAAGGATTCTGCAGGGAAGG